One part of the Burkholderia latens genome encodes these proteins:
- a CDS encoding four-helix bundle copper-binding protein: MNDRYDNCMAACDACAHACDACTAGCLAGPDTQQLTDCIALDIECAQLCRFASGAMARRSVLAPRICTLCAHACDLCAAECRRHTHEHCRRCALACESCAAMCRAMAE, encoded by the coding sequence ATGAACGACCGCTACGACAACTGCATGGCCGCTTGCGACGCGTGCGCGCATGCGTGCGATGCGTGCACGGCCGGATGTCTCGCGGGGCCCGATACGCAACAACTGACGGACTGCATCGCGCTCGATATCGAATGCGCGCAGCTGTGCCGTTTTGCGTCGGGGGCGATGGCGCGCCGCAGCGTGCTCGCGCCGCGCATCTGCACGCTGTGCGCGCATGCGTGCGACCTGTGCGCGGCCGAATGCCGGCGGCATACGCACGAGCATTGCCGCCGCTGCGCGCTCGCGTGCGAATCCTGCGCGGCGATGTGCCGGGCGATGGCCGAATGA
- a CDS encoding ATP-dependent Clp protease ATP-binding subunit, producing MPALCDICHARPAVARATVMQDGERKTISICDYHFRQLMRHQSMLNPFDSLLGGGSSSLFGAAGDEPPLAAEIPRESVDPTDAFSEQTLELLQRAAEKAHALRRSELDTEHLLYALADTDVCAALLKELKLSPQDLKAYIDEHAHTGAASPDASLEKLTISPRVKKAVQHAFQASRDLGHSYIGPEHLLIGLAAVPDSIAGTLLKKYGVTPEALRQKVVKVVGKGAEDGRVDAPTGTPNLDKFGRDLTAIARQGKLDPVLGRAQEIESTIEVLARRKKNNPVLIGEPGVGKTAIVEGLAQRIVNGDVPEVLRGKRLVEVNINSMVAGAKYRGEFEERAKQLIDEVTAKHDELILFIDELHTIVGAGQGGGEGGLDIANVLKPALARGELSLIGATTLNEYQKHIEKDAALERRFQPVFVPEPSVEQTIVILRGLRDSLEAHHQVTFADDAFVAAAEFADRYITARFLPDKAIDLIDQAAARVRIGATSRPVDIQEAEAQIAQLKREQDYATSRKRFDEAKQFDEQINAKQKSLDEKMEAWQRKTGSETLEVTVESVAEVVSRLTGIPVSELTQEERQKLLKMEEQLRERVVGQNDAVVAVSDAVRLSRAGLGQTHRPIATFLFLGPTGVGKTELAKALAETVFGDEQAIIRIDMSEYMERHAVARLIGAPPGYVGYDEGGQLTERVRRRPYSVILLDEIEKAHPDVYNVLLQVFDDGRLTDGKGRVVDFSNTIIIATSNLGAAIIMDNLTQPEAARKTDKAIREQLMQVLKGHFRPEFLNRIDEVIVFHALSKENIRSIVQIQLDRVVRTAAAQDITLVMGDSLVEHLTEAGYQPEFGARELKRQVRQIIETKLAKEILADKLQSGDRVEVDYDKATDTVAFNKLAPPAAKDAKKNADGKATQESSDEKNDGRDADSPPAVKKSGKQSRSAKKDAT from the coding sequence ATGCCCGCACTTTGCGACATCTGTCACGCCCGTCCGGCCGTCGCGCGCGCCACCGTAATGCAGGACGGCGAACGCAAGACGATCTCGATCTGCGACTACCACTTCCGCCAGCTGATGCGGCATCAGAGCATGCTCAACCCGTTCGATTCGCTGCTGGGCGGCGGATCGTCGTCGCTGTTCGGCGCGGCGGGCGACGAGCCGCCTCTCGCCGCCGAGATTCCGCGCGAATCGGTCGACCCGACCGACGCATTCAGCGAGCAGACGCTCGAACTGCTGCAGCGCGCGGCCGAGAAGGCGCACGCGTTGCGCCGCAGCGAACTCGATACCGAACACCTGCTGTACGCGCTCGCGGACACCGACGTGTGCGCGGCGCTGCTCAAGGAGCTGAAGCTTTCGCCGCAGGACCTGAAGGCGTACATCGACGAGCACGCCCATACCGGCGCCGCGTCGCCCGACGCATCGCTCGAGAAGCTCACGATCTCGCCACGCGTGAAGAAGGCCGTGCAGCACGCATTCCAGGCATCGCGCGATCTCGGCCACTCGTACATCGGCCCGGAGCACCTGCTGATCGGTCTTGCGGCCGTCCCGGACAGCATCGCGGGCACGCTGCTGAAGAAATACGGCGTGACGCCGGAAGCGCTGCGCCAGAAGGTCGTGAAAGTCGTTGGCAAGGGCGCGGAAGACGGCCGCGTCGACGCGCCGACCGGCACGCCGAACCTCGACAAGTTCGGCCGCGACCTCACCGCGATCGCACGCCAGGGCAAGCTCGATCCGGTGCTCGGCCGCGCGCAGGAAATCGAAAGCACGATCGAAGTGCTCGCGCGCCGCAAGAAGAACAACCCGGTGCTGATCGGCGAGCCGGGCGTCGGCAAGACCGCGATCGTCGAAGGGCTCGCGCAGCGGATCGTGAACGGCGACGTGCCGGAAGTGCTGCGTGGCAAGCGGCTCGTCGAAGTGAACATCAACTCGATGGTTGCCGGCGCGAAGTATCGCGGCGAATTCGAGGAACGCGCGAAGCAGCTGATCGACGAAGTCACCGCGAAGCACGACGAATTGATCCTGTTCATCGACGAGCTGCACACGATCGTCGGCGCGGGCCAGGGCGGCGGCGAAGGCGGCCTCGACATCGCGAACGTCCTGAAGCCCGCGCTCGCTCGCGGCGAGCTGAGCCTGATCGGTGCGACCACGCTGAACGAATACCAGAAGCACATCGAGAAGGACGCGGCGCTCGAACGACGTTTCCAGCCGGTGTTCGTGCCGGAGCCGAGCGTCGAGCAGACGATCGTGATCCTGCGCGGGCTGCGCGACAGCCTCGAGGCGCACCATCAGGTCACGTTCGCGGACGACGCGTTCGTCGCGGCCGCCGAGTTCGCCGACCGCTACATCACCGCGCGTTTCCTGCCCGACAAGGCAATCGACCTGATCGATCAGGCCGCCGCGCGTGTGCGCATCGGCGCGACGTCGCGCCCGGTCGACATCCAGGAAGCCGAAGCGCAGATCGCGCAGTTGAAGCGCGAGCAGGACTATGCGACGTCGCGCAAGCGATTCGACGAAGCGAAGCAGTTCGACGAGCAGATCAACGCGAAGCAGAAGTCGCTCGACGAAAAGATGGAAGCGTGGCAGCGCAAGACCGGGTCCGAAACGCTGGAGGTGACGGTCGAATCGGTCGCCGAGGTCGTGTCGCGGCTGACCGGTATTCCGGTATCCGAGCTCACGCAGGAAGAGCGCCAGAAGCTGCTGAAGATGGAAGAGCAACTGCGCGAGCGCGTGGTCGGCCAGAACGATGCGGTAGTCGCCGTCAGCGACGCGGTTCGGCTGTCGCGCGCCGGCCTCGGGCAGACGCACCGGCCGATCGCGACGTTCCTGTTCCTCGGGCCGACCGGCGTCGGCAAGACCGAGCTCGCCAAGGCGCTCGCCGAGACGGTGTTTGGCGACGAGCAGGCGATCATCCGGATCGACATGTCCGAATACATGGAGCGGCATGCGGTTGCGCGGCTGATCGGCGCGCCGCCCGGTTACGTCGGCTACGACGAAGGCGGCCAGCTCACCGAGCGGGTGCGCCGTCGCCCGTACAGCGTGATCCTGCTCGACGAGATCGAAAAGGCGCATCCGGACGTCTACAACGTGCTGCTGCAAGTGTTCGACGACGGCCGGCTCACCGACGGCAAGGGCCGCGTGGTCGACTTCAGCAACACGATCATCATCGCGACGAGCAACCTCGGCGCCGCGATCATCATGGACAATCTCACGCAGCCCGAAGCCGCGCGCAAAACCGACAAAGCGATCCGCGAGCAACTGATGCAGGTGCTGAAGGGCCATTTCCGCCCCGAATTCCTGAACCGGATCGACGAGGTGATCGTGTTCCATGCACTGTCGAAGGAAAACATCCGCTCGATCGTGCAAATCCAGCTCGACCGCGTGGTGCGCACCGCCGCCGCGCAAGACATCACGCTCGTGATGGGCGACTCGCTCGTCGAGCATCTGACCGAAGCCGGCTATCAGCCGGAGTTCGGTGCGCGCGAACTGAAGCGGCAGGTGCGCCAGATCATCGAGACGAAACTGGCGAAGGAGATTCTCGCCGACAAGCTGCAGTCCGGCGATCGCGTCGAAGTCGATTACGACAAGGCGACCGACACCGTGGCGTTCAACAAGCTCGCACCGCCTGCGGCCAAAGATGCGAAAAAGAACGCCGACGGCAAGGCGACGCAGGAATCGTCCGATGAAAAGAACGACGGACGCGACGCCGATTCGCCGCCGGCCGTGAAGAAATCCGGCAAGCAGTCGCGCTCCGCGAAGAAGGATGCGACCTGA
- a CDS encoding Dyp-type peroxidase: protein MTDRRPAMQTRPPLSQAVHSPITRSAIFLVATVNPGADRADRIRGWCGDIAALVRSVGKRVPEGNLSCVCGFGATAWDALFGEPRPAALHPFREFGAGQRVAIATPGDILLHIRADAMDLCFELATQLLNALGDAVTVVDEVHGFRNFDQRAMIGFVDGTENPEGREAVDFTVIGDEDPEFAGGSYVIVQKYLHDMAGWNALAVETQERIIGRTKLSDIELPPDVKPSCSHSSLTTLDENGQEVKILRDNMPFGRPGSGEFGTYFIGYARSPTPIEQMLENMFVGRPPGNYDRLLDFSRAVTGSLFFVPSADLLEALADRPAPAADAALPAPSSSAPHRDGSLNIGSLKGVKAYE from the coding sequence ATGACTGACCGGCGGCCCGCGATGCAAACCCGTCCCCCGCTTTCCCAGGCCGTGCACAGCCCGATCACGCGCAGCGCGATCTTTCTCGTCGCAACCGTCAATCCCGGCGCCGACCGCGCCGACAGAATCCGCGGGTGGTGCGGCGACATCGCCGCGCTCGTGCGCTCGGTCGGCAAGCGCGTGCCCGAGGGCAACCTGTCCTGCGTGTGCGGCTTCGGCGCTACCGCATGGGATGCGCTGTTCGGCGAGCCGCGCCCCGCAGCGCTGCATCCGTTCCGCGAGTTCGGCGCCGGCCAGCGCGTCGCGATCGCGACGCCCGGCGACATCCTGCTGCACATCCGCGCCGATGCGATGGACCTGTGCTTCGAACTCGCGACGCAGCTGCTCAACGCGCTCGGCGACGCGGTCACGGTCGTCGACGAGGTGCACGGCTTCCGCAACTTCGACCAGCGCGCGATGATCGGCTTCGTCGACGGCACCGAGAACCCGGAAGGCCGCGAGGCGGTCGACTTCACCGTGATCGGCGACGAGGATCCGGAATTCGCGGGCGGCAGCTACGTGATCGTGCAGAAGTACCTGCACGACATGGCCGGCTGGAACGCGCTCGCGGTCGAGACGCAGGAGCGCATCATCGGGCGCACGAAGCTGTCCGACATCGAGCTCCCGCCGGACGTGAAGCCGTCGTGCTCGCACAGCTCACTGACGACCCTTGACGAAAACGGGCAGGAAGTGAAGATCCTGCGCGACAACATGCCGTTCGGCCGCCCCGGTTCAGGCGAATTCGGCACCTACTTCATCGGCTACGCGCGCTCGCCGACGCCGATCGAGCAAATGCTCGAGAACATGTTCGTGGGTCGGCCGCCGGGCAACTATGACAGACTGCTCGACTTCAGCCGCGCGGTCACCGGCTCGCTGTTCTTCGTGCCGTCGGCCGACCTGCTCGAAGCGCTGGCCGATCGCCCTGCCCCGGCCGCCGACGCCGCGCTGCCTGCACCGTCGTCCTCCGCGCCGCATCGTGACGGCTCGCTGAATATCGGATCGCTGAAAGGAGTCAAAGCCTATGAATAA
- a CDS encoding ATP-binding protein, translating into MTKDHAITDPHVPPGPAADARDLLHRFAEFRFETVVGAITDYAVFMLDPQGNVATWNRGAERIKGYRAAEIVGHHFSRFYPAEAIAAGRPAYGLQEAVSHGHFEDEGWRVRKDGTLFWASVTITAVRDAAGQLAGFIKITRDMTERKRLAELEASTHRLSVFIAMLAHELRNHLAPLRHSVGVLQSLPDPAPALAQCRDAVHRQVGQLTRLVDDLLDVGRITAGKLHLDNAPVTVRDLVCRGVESIQPKLAAREQHIHVDLPADPVVVRGDAARLVQVLHNLLDNASKFSPRGARIDVSASVDASGVAIRVTDRGVGIAAGSLDKIFDLFEQDATAGRRPSDGFGLGLAICRSFVELHGGMISAASDGPGRGSTFTVRLPVDPTARVEAPAPHPPEHAAPAPLRVVVVDDNRDSADTLAVLLQVKGHDARAAYDADEALALARETVPHLMLIDLSMPDIDGFALLHELRSIDTLAGMACVALSGHARPSDRARTASEGFDDHLVKPVEMAVLDALLQRVAQKVHGGTR; encoded by the coding sequence ATGACAAAAGACCACGCCATTACCGATCCGCATGTGCCGCCCGGCCCCGCCGCCGACGCGCGGGATCTGCTGCACCGCTTCGCCGAATTCCGCTTCGAGACCGTCGTCGGCGCGATCACGGACTACGCGGTGTTCATGCTCGACCCGCAGGGCAACGTCGCCACGTGGAACCGCGGTGCGGAACGCATCAAGGGCTACCGCGCGGCCGAGATCGTCGGTCATCACTTTTCGCGCTTTTATCCGGCCGAAGCGATCGCCGCCGGCCGCCCCGCGTACGGGCTGCAGGAAGCGGTCTCGCACGGCCACTTCGAGGACGAAGGCTGGCGCGTGCGCAAGGACGGCACGTTGTTCTGGGCGAGCGTCACCATCACGGCCGTGCGCGACGCGGCCGGCCAACTGGCCGGCTTCATCAAGATCACGCGCGACATGACGGAGCGCAAGCGGCTCGCCGAACTCGAAGCGTCGACGCACCGGCTCAGCGTGTTCATCGCGATGCTCGCGCATGAACTGCGCAATCATCTCGCGCCGTTGCGCCACTCGGTCGGCGTGCTGCAAAGCCTGCCCGATCCCGCGCCGGCGCTCGCGCAATGCCGCGACGCCGTGCACCGCCAGGTCGGGCAGCTGACGCGGCTCGTCGACGATCTGCTCGACGTCGGCCGCATCACGGCAGGCAAGCTCCACCTCGACAACGCGCCGGTGACCGTGCGCGACCTCGTGTGTCGCGGCGTGGAAAGCATCCAGCCGAAGCTGGCCGCGCGCGAACAGCACATCCACGTCGACTTGCCGGCCGATCCGGTCGTCGTGCGCGGCGACGCCGCACGGCTCGTACAGGTGCTGCACAACCTGCTCGACAACGCATCGAAATTCTCGCCGCGCGGCGCGCGCATCGACGTCAGCGCAAGCGTCGATGCTTCCGGCGTCGCGATTCGCGTGACGGATCGGGGTGTCGGGATCGCGGCGGGGTCGCTCGACAAGATCTTCGACCTGTTTGAACAGGACGCGACGGCGGGCCGGCGCCCGTCCGACGGATTCGGGCTCGGCCTCGCAATCTGCCGGTCGTTCGTCGAGCTGCACGGCGGGATGATCTCGGCCGCAAGCGACGGTCCCGGCCGCGGTTCGACGTTTACCGTGCGACTGCCTGTCGACCCGACCGCGCGCGTCGAAGCGCCCGCACCACACCCGCCCGAGCATGCGGCGCCCGCGCCGCTGCGCGTGGTCGTCGTCGACGACAACCGCGATTCGGCGGATACGCTGGCGGTGCTGCTGCAGGTGAAGGGGCACGACGCACGCGCCGCATACGACGCGGACGAAGCGCTCGCGCTCGCGCGCGAAACCGTTCCGCACCTGATGCTGATCGATCTGTCGATGCCGGACATCGACGGCTTCGCGTTGCTCCACGAACTGCGCTCGATCGACACGCTCGCCGGAATGGCATGCGTCGCGCTATCGGGTCATGCGCGCCCGTCCGATCGCGCGCGCACGGCAAGCGAGGGCTTCGACGATCACCTCGTGAAGCCCGTCGAGATGGCGGTGCTCGATGCACTGCTGCAGCGCGTCGCACAGAAGGTTCACGGCGGCACGCGTTGA
- a CDS encoding FdhF/YdeP family oxidoreductase, giving the protein MTNRREVPGIRKYDGPAGGWGALRATAEAVRTQMETIEAPIVLMRTNQPDGFDCPGCAWPDKEHKSTFQFCENGAKAVTWEATTKRVTPEFFASNTVSSLLRMSDYELENMGRLTHPLVYDRATDTFRAVEWDDAFARIGEVLRALPPEQVEFYTSGRASNEAAYLYQLFARELGTNNFPDCSNMCHEPTSVGLPQSIGIGKGTVSLEDFDHCELIISIGHNPGTNHPRMMGTLHECSRRNVPIIVFNPLRERALERFADPQDMIEMASFGSTRIASTYYQVDAGGDAAALKGIMKALLQLEAERGDVLDRDFIGQHTGGFDAFSADLEATSWDDIERASGLSRAQLEQVALAYAKSNATIVTYGMGVTQHNKGTATVRLIADLLLMRGNFGKPGAGICPLRGHSNVQGNRTVGITEKPSPEFLQKIEDVFGFKPPAHHGHDAVQAMQAMIDGNAKALLCLGGNFAVALPDPEVSFPAMAKLDLSVHLGTKLNRSHLLVAKETYVLPVLGRTELDMQASGRQSITVEDSMSMVHASAGKLTPASDQLRSEPAIVAGIAHATLPNSKVAWLDLIADYDRIRDLIDRTVPGFEAFNERIRTPGGFRLPLPPTERIWPTATGKAMFSVYKGVKEDADVLGAEQVLRLITLRSHDQYNTTIYGLDDRYRGVFGRRDVLFMNAADLEKYGLEHGDLVDIETVTASGRTLRLEQITAIEYDIAPGSVGAYYPEANVLVPLDYIDKESGTPSYKSVPVRVARSAVV; this is encoded by the coding sequence ATGACAAATCGACGCGAAGTGCCAGGCATCAGAAAATACGATGGGCCCGCCGGCGGTTGGGGCGCGCTTCGCGCGACAGCCGAAGCGGTGCGCACGCAGATGGAGACCATCGAAGCGCCGATCGTGCTGATGCGGACCAACCAGCCCGACGGCTTCGACTGCCCCGGCTGCGCATGGCCTGACAAGGAGCACAAGTCGACGTTCCAGTTCTGCGAGAACGGCGCGAAGGCCGTCACGTGGGAAGCGACGACCAAGCGCGTCACGCCCGAGTTCTTCGCGTCGAACACGGTATCGTCGCTGCTGCGCATGTCCGACTACGAGCTCGAGAACATGGGTCGGCTCACGCATCCGCTCGTCTACGATCGTGCGACCGACACGTTCCGCGCGGTCGAATGGGACGACGCGTTCGCGCGCATCGGCGAAGTGCTGCGCGCGCTGCCGCCCGAGCAGGTCGAGTTCTACACGTCGGGTCGCGCATCGAACGAGGCCGCGTATCTGTATCAGCTGTTCGCACGCGAGCTCGGCACCAACAACTTCCCCGATTGCTCGAACATGTGCCACGAGCCGACCAGCGTCGGCTTGCCGCAATCGATCGGGATCGGCAAGGGCACCGTGTCGCTGGAGGATTTCGACCACTGCGAGCTGATCATCTCGATCGGCCACAACCCCGGCACGAACCATCCGCGGATGATGGGCACGCTGCACGAGTGCTCGCGCCGCAACGTGCCGATCATCGTGTTCAATCCGCTGCGCGAACGCGCGCTCGAACGCTTCGCCGATCCGCAGGACATGATCGAGATGGCGTCGTTCGGCTCGACACGGATCGCATCGACCTATTACCAGGTCGACGCAGGCGGCGATGCGGCCGCACTGAAAGGCATCATGAAGGCGCTGCTGCAACTCGAAGCCGAGCGCGGCGACGTGCTCGACCGCGATTTCATCGGTCAGCACACCGGCGGCTTCGACGCGTTCTCGGCCGACCTCGAAGCGACGTCGTGGGACGACATCGAGCGCGCAAGCGGCCTGAGTCGCGCGCAACTCGAGCAGGTCGCGCTCGCGTATGCGAAGTCGAACGCGACGATCGTCACGTACGGGATGGGCGTCACGCAGCACAACAAGGGCACCGCGACCGTGCGGCTGATCGCCGATCTGCTGCTGATGCGCGGCAACTTCGGCAAGCCGGGCGCGGGCATCTGCCCGCTGCGCGGCCACTCGAACGTGCAGGGCAACCGCACGGTCGGCATCACCGAGAAGCCGTCGCCCGAGTTTCTGCAAAAGATCGAGGACGTGTTCGGCTTCAAGCCGCCCGCGCATCACGGGCACGACGCCGTGCAGGCAATGCAGGCGATGATCGACGGCAACGCGAAGGCGCTGCTGTGCCTCGGCGGCAATTTCGCGGTCGCGCTGCCCGATCCCGAAGTGTCGTTTCCGGCGATGGCGAAGCTCGATCTGAGCGTGCATCTCGGCACGAAGCTGAACCGCTCGCATCTGCTCGTCGCGAAGGAAACCTACGTCCTGCCCGTGCTCGGCCGCACCGAGCTCGACATGCAGGCGAGCGGCCGGCAGTCGATCACGGTCGAGGACTCGATGTCGATGGTCCACGCGTCGGCCGGCAAGCTCACGCCCGCATCCGATCAGCTGCGCTCCGAACCCGCGATCGTCGCCGGAATCGCGCACGCGACGTTGCCGAACAGCAAGGTTGCATGGCTCGACCTGATCGCCGACTACGATCGCATCCGCGACCTGATCGACCGGACGGTGCCCGGCTTCGAGGCGTTCAACGAACGGATCCGCACGCCGGGCGGCTTCCGCCTGCCGCTGCCGCCGACGGAGCGCATATGGCCGACGGCGACCGGCAAGGCAATGTTCTCCGTGTACAAGGGCGTGAAGGAGGACGCGGACGTGCTCGGCGCCGAACAGGTGCTGCGGCTGATCACGCTGCGCAGCCACGATCAGTACAACACGACGATCTACGGGCTCGACGATCGCTATCGCGGCGTGTTCGGGCGACGTGACGTGCTGTTCATGAACGCGGCCGATCTCGAGAAGTACGGGCTCGAACACGGCGACCTCGTCGACATCGAGACGGTTACTGCGTCCGGCCGCACGCTGCGCCTGGAGCAGATCACCGCGATCGAGTACGACATCGCGCCGGGCTCGGTCGGCGCGTACTACCCCGAAGCGAACGTGCTCGTGCCGCTCGACTATATCGACAAGGAAAGCGGCACGCCGTCGTACAAGTCGGTGCCGGTGCGCGTCGCGCGCTCGGCGGTCGTCTGA
- a CDS encoding family 1 encapsulin nanocompartment shell protein produces the protein MNNLHRELAPISSSAWEQIEEEVARTFKRSVAGRRVVDVEGPAGPELAAVGTGHLLDVAAPRELVSARLREVRTIVELTVPFELSRDAIDSVERGARDADWQPAKDAAQRLAFAEDGAIFDGYQAAGIVGIREGTSNRKLTLPADVGAYPDAISDALEALRLAGVDGPYSVVLGSDAYTALSEARDQGYPVLGHIKRIVSGEIIWAPAISGGCVLSTRGGDYELHLGEDVSIGYTSHTDKVVRLYLRETFTFLMLTSEASVAVAPQANAAA, from the coding sequence ATGAATAACCTGCACCGCGAACTCGCCCCCATTTCGTCGTCTGCGTGGGAGCAGATCGAGGAAGAAGTCGCACGCACGTTCAAGCGCTCGGTGGCCGGGCGTCGCGTCGTCGACGTCGAGGGGCCGGCCGGCCCCGAACTGGCGGCTGTCGGCACCGGGCACCTGCTCGACGTGGCCGCACCCCGCGAGCTGGTGAGCGCGCGGCTGCGCGAAGTCCGCACGATCGTCGAGCTGACGGTGCCGTTCGAACTGAGCCGCGATGCGATCGACAGCGTCGAGCGCGGCGCGCGCGATGCCGACTGGCAGCCGGCGAAGGACGCCGCGCAGCGCCTCGCGTTCGCCGAAGACGGCGCGATCTTCGACGGCTACCAGGCCGCGGGGATCGTCGGCATTCGCGAGGGCACGTCGAACCGCAAGCTGACGCTGCCGGCCGACGTCGGCGCGTATCCGGATGCGATCAGCGACGCGCTTGAAGCACTGCGGCTCGCGGGCGTCGACGGCCCGTACTCGGTCGTGCTCGGCTCTGACGCCTACACGGCGCTCAGCGAAGCGCGCGACCAGGGCTATCCGGTGCTCGGCCACATCAAGCGCATCGTCAGCGGCGAGATCATCTGGGCGCCGGCGATCAGCGGCGGCTGCGTGCTGTCGACCCGCGGCGGCGATTACGAGTTGCACCTCGGCGAAGACGTGTCGATCGGCTACACGAGCCATACCGACAAGGTCGTGCGCCTGTACCTGCGCGAAACGTTCACGTTCCTGATGCTGACGAGCGAGGCATCGGTGGCCGTGGCGCCGCAGGCCAACGCGGCGGCCTGA
- a CDS encoding zinc-dependent alcohol dehydrogenase, with translation MKAVVFHGIGDIRIDTVPDPQVSQPTDAVVRLTASAICGTDLHMVRGTLGGMKPGTILGHEGVGIVEAVGRDVRNLKRGDRVLIPSTIACGSCAYCRAGYTAQCDVANPGGPLAGTAFFGGPASTGPFDGLQAEYARTPLANASLIRLPDAIDDDRAILMSDIFPTGYFGAQLAEVKPGDTVAVFGAGPVGQFAIASAKLMGAGRVIAIDRIASRLEMACAQGAETIDFSDEDPVDTVLRLTGGIGVDRVIDAVGVDAMRATHGPAAADQDAARAFDAEVDAVAPRRKPDGRNWVPGDGPSQVLQWAVRAVAKAGTVSVIGVYPPQARVFPIGEAMNRNLTIKMGNCNHRTITPHLIELVRSSAFDPASVLTRREPLTNAIDAYRAFDVREPGWMKVKLTP, from the coding sequence ATGAAAGCAGTTGTCTTTCACGGCATCGGCGACATTCGCATCGACACGGTGCCCGACCCGCAAGTCTCGCAACCGACCGACGCGGTCGTGCGGCTGACGGCCAGCGCGATCTGCGGCACCGACCTGCACATGGTGCGCGGCACGCTCGGCGGCATGAAGCCGGGCACGATTCTCGGTCACGAGGGCGTCGGCATCGTCGAGGCGGTCGGGCGCGACGTGCGCAATCTCAAGCGCGGCGATCGCGTGCTGATTCCATCGACAATCGCGTGCGGCAGCTGCGCGTATTGCCGCGCCGGCTACACCGCGCAATGCGACGTCGCGAACCCCGGCGGCCCGCTCGCGGGCACCGCGTTCTTCGGCGGTCCTGCCAGCACGGGCCCGTTCGACGGGCTGCAGGCAGAATACGCACGCACGCCGCTGGCGAACGCGAGCCTGATTCGTCTGCCCGACGCGATCGACGACGACCGCGCGATCCTGATGTCCGACATCTTTCCGACCGGCTATTTCGGCGCGCAGCTCGCGGAGGTGAAGCCCGGCGACACGGTCGCCGTGTTCGGCGCCGGGCCGGTCGGTCAGTTCGCGATCGCGAGCGCGAAGCTGATGGGTGCGGGGCGCGTGATCGCGATCGACCGCATCGCGTCGCGGCTGGAGATGGCTTGCGCGCAAGGCGCCGAGACCATCGACTTCTCCGACGAAGACCCGGTCGACACGGTGCTGCGGCTCACCGGCGGGATCGGCGTCGATCGTGTGATCGACGCGGTCGGTGTCGATGCGATGCGCGCGACGCACGGGCCGGCCGCGGCCGACCAGGACGCCGCGCGCGCGTTCGACGCGGAAGTCGACGCCGTGGCGCCCCGCCGCAAGCCCGATGGCCGCAACTGGGTGCCGGGAGACGGGCCGTCGCAGGTGCTGCAATGGGCGGTGCGGGCGGTTGCAAAGGCCGGTACGGTCTCGGTGATCGGCGTGTATCCGCCGCAGGCGCGCGTATTCCCGATCGGCGAGGCAATGAACCGCAACCTGACGATCAAGATGGGCAACTGCAATCACCGCACCATCACGCCGCATCTGATCGAACTGGTGCGCAGCAGCGCGTTCGATCCGGCGTCGGTGCTCACGCGCCGCGAGCCGCTCACGAACGCGATCGATGCGTATCGCGCGTTTGACGTGCGCGAGCCCGGCTGGATGAAAGTGAAACTGACGCCGTGA